One window from the genome of Acanthochromis polyacanthus isolate Apoly-LR-REF ecotype Palm Island chromosome 21, KAUST_Apoly_ChrSc, whole genome shotgun sequence encodes:
- the LOC127531596 gene encoding zona pellucida sperm-binding protein 1-like, whose translation MVGCSSSAGSPGEVWFHVMNRPALPPIQPTPATVTVQLRIATDASFASFHPEAHLPLSRMQGRPVFLEVSLLESPDPNQVLLVHSCLAYTPVPYATWTPVYDSCSIQGVSQLLPSPNPHHIRRIVISTFLSVPLEGSPYNGRGYPLLQDPEIYFFCLTEVCSAADSDCNIRCLKGPNSDVWAKK comes from the exons ATGGTGGGATGTAGTTCCTCTGCTGGTTCTCCAGGTGAAGTGTGGTTCCATGTGATGAATCGGCctgctctgcctcccattcagCCAACACCAGCCACTGTTACTGTGCAGCTGAGAATTGCCACAG ATGCATCCTTCGCCAGCTTCCACCCTGAAGCTCACCTTCCTCTCAGCCGAATGCAAGGCAGACCGGTGTTTCTGGAGGTGAGCCTGCTGGAATCCCCAGATCCAAACCAGGTGCTGCTGGTTCACTCCTGCCTGGCTTACACTCCAGTTCCATATGCCACTTGGACCCCTGTTTATGATAG CTGTTCCATCCAGGGTGTTTCACAGCTGCTTCCTTCCCCAAACCCCCACCACATCCGGAGGATCGTAATTTCCACTTTCCTATCTGTTCCCCTGGAAGGTTCACCTTACAATGGTAGAGGATACCCTCTGCTGCAGGACCCAGAG ATCTACTTTTTCTGCCTGACTGAAGTGTGCTCTGCTGCAGACAGTGACTGCAACATACGCTGTTTGAAAG GTCCTAACAGTGATGTGTGGGCAAAGAAATAA
- the LOC110953119 gene encoding epithelial membrane protein 2-like, with amino-acid sequence MLILLGAIFALHIIGIVLLLVATIDNAWWVTDDIYTDVWGRWMMTNNVWNLTDLPSTYPENYLQAVQASSVLACIFSILGIFVFLAQLFTLPKGQRFTISGIFQLLACLCIMIAASIYTDRFHLDERNGWYGHCYILAWIAFALTFFSCITYFVLRKKTA; translated from the exons ATGCTGATCCTCCTCGGTGCCATCTTTGCCCTTCACATCATCGGCATCGTCCTGCTCCTGGTGGCGACTATCGACAAT GCCTGGTGGGTAACGGACGATATTTACACTGACGTCTGGGGCCGATGGATGATGACAAATAATGTGTGGAACCTCACAGACCTTCCCTCAACCTACCCAGAGA ATTACCTCCAGGCAGTGCAGGCCAGCTCCGTCCTCGCCTGCATATTCTCCATCCTGGGAATCTTTGTGTTCCTGGCTCAGCTCTTCACCCTACCCAAGGGACAGAGGTTCACCATCTCTGGTATATTTCAGCTACTTGCCT GCCTGTGCATCATGATCGCAGCCTCCATCTACACAGACCGCTTCCACCTCGATGAGCGTAACGGTTGGTACGGCCACTGCTACATCCTGGCGTGGATCGCCTTCGCCCTCACGTTCTTCTCCTGCATCACTTACTTCGTGCTACGTAAGAAGACCGCATGA